Below is a window of Gossypium hirsutum isolate 1008001.06 chromosome A12, Gossypium_hirsutum_v2.1, whole genome shotgun sequence DNA.
AATCCAAATTAAAAAAGTAGGTTTTGAAAATTGAACTCAAAAAGCTTTTCACAATGCTTCCATTTATTACCTGCCTGAATCACCCAATTTAGCATCTAAATTGAtggatttatgtttatttttttgaaaaatcagtGGAAATTATGTCTTATTTGGGAGAAAGTACACAATTGAACTCTCTTTTTAATCATAAATCACAGCATTTTCAAATTGAAGAGATACCCATTAATAGATAAATCTCATTtcatcacttttttttctttatttcttgctttctttctttttttaatatttcacgATTCTTATTACACATAAATTTCTTTAACAAGTATCcgaaaaaatacatataaaaatataatctctttaaaatttatataaaacatgGATTATATTTACCACGTCCAACACATACTTCACTCATTTTTGAATATAGATAATAGGGTGTATCTTTATACAAGAAAAAGAACTTCATCATGTGATAATATACAGATATGTTCATAATAGAGTGAGCAAAATGAAACTTTCTTTCTGACAAGCACTACTAGCTACAAGGAACACATGAGAGGCAGAGAGTGGTTGAACCCCCCCCCCCTTCTTCCCttttctttatttcgggtttaaTTGTCGTCGAAATTCATTGCAATTGACCGCAACCCGTTATGTTGTCACCACCAGATATACGAGATGATTGGAAAGACGATGAGGCCGGCAGATTAATGGTATTGACCAAGATAGTTAGCTAACATTGAGAAAGGAACTAAACACAACCCTCTTTTGTTTAACTCTGTACAATCATTCTTCCCATAACGAAATTTcaatttgttttcttcttcaatctGTATGTCTGTGGCAGTTTCCTTCCCCTAATAAGAAAAAACCAACAAGTTCAACTCTTTCGGTCAACTATCTAACCAAAACAACCAATCTCATGAACATATGATTCTCAGAATAATTCATGAGTTTACCAGAGAACTATGGGCTTGGTCTTCTCTCTTTCTAGGATTCATATCATTTGGTTTCAACTCATCACTAACCTataattagaaaaaagaaaaagaattgttGAAGCATCATGTTATTAAGAAACACCTCAGCTATAAAGAAAAGCAGAAATAGGTGAGTTTGTTTGttcaatgatttttaccttgggACTGTTGACAGGTGAGCTTGCTGTATCCTCCAAAGAATCATCCTCCTCATAAATCTCTTTAGTTCTTGTTTTCTTGAACCTTAATTTCTTGGGGAAAACATGGTGATGATGGTCAATATTGTGGGGTGATTTCCATGCAGTAGCAGCATCTGAGATCAAGGAAGAATCACAATCAAAACTATAAGAATAACTATCTTTTTGCTGCTGATGATTTGAGAAATCTTCAAAATAAGCAGTCCAGCCACTTTCTTCAACTGAGTCGTCCTTAGAAATAGCAGATTTGTGTATAGATGAATTGATAGAGTAATCTTCCATATCAGTCAAATTAAGCAGAAGAGAAGAGGGACTCTATAGATTGGAAAGAAGAAACTCGTGAAGCTCTTAGCAATGGAGGATTTATAATggaaaagatgatgatgatgatgattagcTTAAAATAATAGAGACAAGGGAACCCATAATTTAGAATCTTGGTGTGACCCAAGTGTGGGCCAAGGGTAGTTTGAGGAAATTAAAGCAGCAGTTGCaaccaaaaaaaagaaataaaaactaagGCTGAGAAAGAGAAATAGAGGACGTGCAAAAGGAAAGTTAATTTTATATtcatatgatataattaattaaagaggAAGAGGTTGACCTTTTAGGTTTAAATTGGCACTCAACAATGGCAGCCATTTTCTTTGTTAGGACTTACCTTTCAACCAAAAACAATGAATAAGTCGATTGAATTTATCCCAATAACAACATGACTCAATGTCTCAAGCAAGCAGCAAATTCAATGTTAGGATATTAAGCCTAGTCATGTTTCAAGTTGTGCTTTAAGATTAAAAGACATTTCAacaaaaaattggtttaaataaaaattaattctattaaaaattattttcaaccttCACTTTAAAGTTAAAAGCatgtgataaaaattttaatattgctAACAATTCTTTGAATTTATGTGAttgttttaagtaaaataaaatattattaatattgaaatacaaatttaagtacaaattaaagaataaaggtcaaatcttaaatttaaacataaaattaaaattaaaatttaatcatttttatataattaaaagtaGAGGGACCAGAATTAAAATTTATCTATTATTGTTAAAAACGTTAAAAAAAAATAGCAGCAATGACAGGTCTCAAAGAAGGCCTTTCTTTTATATATGGtagtaatatttttatacaattttatgtACATCCTATAAACAATAAAGGGAAGGGATCCACTTAAGTTGCATTTGGTTTAGTATGATGGAAAGTAATCACttttctaataatttaattagttggaaagtaatttcaatatttggtatatcaaattttatttacttttcattGAGAGTTATTTTTTCATGAACAtgataatgtgatttttatgatagaggatgaaaaaaattgaaaagttaaaataatattaagataaaattaacCTTATTCTATATTAATTTAGGGTATTAGTCTATTAATAAATGTGGTAAAAGAGGAAGAAGCTATTACCTTCTTCTTTTGCCTTACTAGttgaatttttctattatttcaacGAATTTTTCGCAAgtattatatatacataatttttttaatttattaaaaaaaatttatacctGCATGATTTTGTATGTGCATTAttataatttgaaacaattttactttcaattaatattataaataaaatttttaaaaaatatcaattaaaatttattattaaatatttaattcaaatatttgttaagaataaaatttattatataaattaagcgTATTGGCTTGGGTTAGTTGTGCCttgctttcattttgttttgtgtttttaATGAATATGTTTTTATCTTGACATTATTAAGAAATTACGCTACATTACATAATGGaatttctttttagttttaaCAACTTTTTAAtcattagattaaaattaatttatggttGAGATTAAAAGTTAGATTAGacttttcaatctttcctttttcttttatttttgttaaagaaGAAAAGATTGTATCTTTCAAGGTAAAacattaaaacttttcattttctttctggCAAAGACAAACTTTCCTTAtttaaaatttccctttttcattCCATTAAAATAGATGAAAGACTGGTACAAAAAGATCAGACATAATTAAGAAGGAATTTACAAGTTCAAATTTATTTGCAAATAAATTCATTCATTGGTTTCATCTAGCTTATTATCCAATTTCTAATAATTTGGTTTGAGAGGTAAAACTTTTAAACAAGTTACAAACTAAAATAATCTTCTCATAAGCAGTTTCTCAATTTATTGCAGATATCAAGAGTAATATACACCAATGCAAGTAATGCCATTTTGACATTAACTTCAAATGCCACACTTTTGCTTTGGAAATGATCTCAGTGGGAAGGTTACAATCCAATTAATACTTGGAAATGACTTTGTTGAAACGTTAAATGTTTTGCAAATGGCAACCAAGAAGTTGGTCATGAGAGATAAAGGGCAACACACTTGAAGAGGGTGTGCCTTGTTTTGCTttttcaatataaatatcaaataaaaaggCAATAACAATTTGAGTAAAGCTCTTTCTCATCGTCTGTCAAACAAGAGCTTGTCTTGTTGAGAAACAAATTCAATAGAGAAGGACATTTTAAGAGGCTTGCTGATGGTAGGGAGATACAATTAGGGAGGCTTGTTGATATATATTAGTTTCTATCCTTGAAGGCTTATCTAATCTTTTGTTGTTGATTGTTTTGTACGAGTCAAACCAGAAAAATAAATTAAGGAAAGTTTGTATGTTCcaacaaaaattttaatgttttagcttaattgaaaataagaaagaaaggaaagtgtttttaactttttaatcttAGCCATAAATTGGTAATATAGATTATACAATTTTATGtcctataaagaataaatatataacattgtaagggaataaatatatttttattaaatatacaatttaaacttaaaatagtAGATAGAAAAGACtccaaattaatcaaaatataattcaaattttatacaattccactttaattttttataatttaaaaatagtgATTCTTCTCATGCATGTGAAGCTACCTCAATTTGTTTTTTAGACATAACCCCTTCTTTAATAACTTGAAGTGCATTCTGTAGGATTGTCCAAATTCACAGAACTGAGGAGAAAAGTTGAGATATATGCACACTTGAAATCTTTTCTCCAACGTGATAAAATCCATTGAGTCCATATTTCACTAATACCATTACAATGGAGAAGTGATAATGCATGTCTGCACAAATGGCCGTTGAAATTGAACATATTACATACGCAATGCACTTTTGTTTCTGCACAGTTATAAAAAACTTCAATTTTGGCTACTTTGTTCATGTCACCCCATGAGTGTGCTTTCACCAAAAAGGTTTTGATTCATCCATTGTTGCACACTTCTCTTGTAATAAAGCATGAAAACATTTCCTCCACTTCTACTTGAAATTCCTTAAAGGTAGCAGCAATATACAATTTGGACATCTCATTCTCATAACAACATTTGTTTTTATCATTGGTTCTACATGCCTGGAATCAAAATCTGCTCTTGCCTCTTTTTGATGCTTATCCTGGAGTGCTAACTTGTGTTGACTAACAAAATCACTCAAAGTTGTCTATCTATGCACATAACCATCAAGAAACCACTCATGCTCTCACTTTTTTGTGCGGTGGACATACCAGCAAAAATACCTTTCAAATATACAGACACCCACTTTTGTCGCAATTCATAAAATGTTTGGAGAACCTGAagcattttcaaattcatttattCTAAAAGAATCATAAATTGTTGGGTGtcaaaaccattaaaaataattcctataaaataactctaaatagtagtaaagagtggtagtagggtcgagtccacaggGATTAGATGTTATAATCAACTTccacatttaaattttaaacagaATGTTTGTCGTGTTGAAAGCCGTGACAAAAGTCGTGCCTACTACTCCAAATGGACCtgcacaaaaataaacaaataaatcaggaggttttgaaaatgtttagaaagaaataattgaatcagtataaataaacaattaattaatattagaaataaatttaaatcaggaaataaattcagatttttgtAAACAGAGATAATAAGCCTTAGCCCTAGACTCGGTGGACTCCGGATTTCTGAATCGatctttgaaaattaattttctcctccaaacaataagctggttatagcagttAAAAATGTAATAACAGCCAATTCTTCCTCTCATAGCTGGTCTCAGTACGACCTGcaaactaacccttaccgattatctaactGAGATACACATGCTCCCGATTCAAGATTCCGGCAGCCTTACGCTCTGAAGAACTCAAGTCAAATTAACAGCCTCAACCGCATGGGTCGTTTAAACCCAATCACTTCTTCCTTGATTTGTTCTCAGAGATCTAAATACAGTACGACCGACTCGTTTCTCCAACTGTCAGCAAACACGAgtccaacccaacgtgcactttttgacttgaaatcgagttaactttaagggatgagttgtcaatcccGATACTTAGAAAAAATGTGAATACCGATTGAAAGGATTTTTAGCACGAATGCGTATCTCACGATTCCTGATCGGAAAGAACATCGGCTTGAAGCTAAGATAGAATTTAGTGAAACATGGATTTATTCATGCTTGTAGGTTATGGAAGGTGATTGGATTTGTATGAAAGATGGTGGAAAT
It encodes the following:
- the LOC107940637 gene encoding vascular-related unknown protein 1: MEDYSINSSIHKSAISKDDSVEESGWTAYFEDFSNHQQQKDSYSYSFDCDSSLISDAATAWKSPHNIDHHHHVFPKKLRFKKTRTKEIYEEDDSLEDTASSPVNSPKVSDELKPNDMNPRKREDQAHSSLGKETATDIQIEEENKLKFRYGKNDCTELNKRGLCLVPFSMLANYLGQYH